A genomic stretch from Hymenobacter psoromatis includes:
- a CDS encoding 3-oxoacyl-ACP synthase — protein sequence MASPTTLRHAEIAGVGHYVPDRVVKNAELEELMSTTDAWIQERTGIQERRWFEEGKDTTAGMGAEAARRALANAGLTVDDVQLIVFATLSPDYFFPGSGVLMQRELGMTGNVPALDVRNQCSGFIYGLSVADQFVRTGMYDTVLVVGSEIHSSGLDKTPRGRAVSVIFGDGAGAVVLRPARTEGNGILSTHLHAQGEFAEELIVKEPGSNREDRVNYVIANEQDMYPYMNGQNVFKHAVVRFPQVIKEALDQNNYQPADINLLIPHQANLRITQYVQQKMGLADDKVFSNIQRYGNTTAASIPIALSEAVAQGRVKRGDLVCLAAFGSGFTWASALIKW from the coding sequence ATGGCTTCCCCGACCACTTTGCGCCACGCCGAAATTGCCGGTGTCGGCCACTACGTTCCCGACCGCGTTGTAAAAAATGCCGAGTTGGAAGAGCTGATGTCCACCACCGACGCTTGGATTCAGGAGCGCACTGGCATCCAGGAGCGGCGCTGGTTTGAGGAAGGCAAGGACACCACCGCCGGCATGGGTGCCGAGGCCGCCCGTCGCGCGCTGGCCAATGCCGGCTTGACCGTGGACGACGTGCAGCTCATCGTATTTGCCACGCTTTCACCCGATTACTTCTTTCCGGGCTCGGGCGTGCTCATGCAACGCGAGCTGGGCATGACCGGCAACGTGCCGGCCCTCGACGTGCGCAACCAGTGCTCGGGCTTTATCTATGGGCTGTCGGTGGCCGACCAGTTCGTGCGCACCGGCATGTATGATACGGTGTTGGTAGTAGGCTCCGAAATCCATTCCTCGGGCCTCGACAAAACCCCGAGGGGTAGGGCCGTTTCGGTCATCTTTGGCGATGGCGCGGGCGCGGTGGTGCTGCGCCCGGCGCGCACCGAAGGCAACGGCATCCTAAGCACGCACCTGCACGCGCAGGGCGAGTTTGCCGAAGAATTGATTGTGAAGGAGCCGGGCTCGAACCGCGAAGACCGCGTGAACTACGTCATTGCCAACGAGCAGGACATGTACCCGTACATGAACGGCCAGAACGTGTTCAAGCACGCCGTGGTGCGCTTCCCGCAGGTAATTAAAGAGGCATTGGACCAGAATAATTACCAGCCCGCCGACATCAACCTGCTCATTCCGCACCAGGCCAACCTGCGCATTACTCAGTATGTGCAGCAGAAAATGGGCCTGGCCGACGACAAGGTTTTCAGCAACATTCAGCGCTACGGCAACACCACCGCCGCCAGCATTCCGATTGCCCTGAGCGAAGCCGTGGCCCAAGGCCGCGTCAAGCGCGGCGACCTCGTGTGCCTGGCCGCCTTCGGCTCAGGCTTCACCTGGGCCTCGGCGCTCATTAAATGGTAA
- a CDS encoding iron-dependent repressor → MTIAEENYLKAIYKLAEEEPGQEVSTNRIAAALATRAASVTDMLRRLADKQLLDYEKYRGVRLTPEGRRLALLTVRKHRLWEVFLVQQLGFNWDEVHEVAEELEHVQSPLLMRRLDAFLNFPTLDPHGDPIPAENGAVRRPAHRLLAELGAGECGTLAAVKNTSAPFLQYLDKMGLPLGARVRILEKIAFDNSLEVRINDERTVVISAEVGRNLFTTTDH, encoded by the coding sequence ATGACTATTGCCGAGGAAAATTACTTAAAAGCCATCTACAAGCTGGCCGAAGAAGAGCCGGGGCAGGAGGTGAGTACCAACCGCATTGCGGCGGCGCTGGCCACGCGCGCCGCCTCCGTCACGGACATGCTGCGCCGCCTGGCCGACAAGCAGCTGCTTGACTATGAGAAGTATCGGGGCGTGCGCCTCACACCCGAAGGCCGGCGGCTGGCGCTGCTCACCGTGCGCAAGCACCGGCTCTGGGAAGTATTTCTGGTGCAGCAGCTGGGCTTCAATTGGGATGAGGTGCACGAGGTGGCCGAGGAGCTGGAGCACGTGCAGTCGCCGCTGCTGATGCGGCGGCTCGACGCGTTCCTGAACTTCCCTACCCTCGACCCGCACGGCGACCCCATTCCGGCCGAAAACGGGGCCGTGCGCCGGCCCGCCCATCGCTTGCTGGCCGAGCTGGGGGCAGGCGAGTGCGGCACGCTGGCTGCCGTGAAAAACACCTCCGCGCCCTTCCTCCAATACCTCGATAAGATGGGCCTGCCGCTGGGCGCGCGGGTGCGCATCCTCGAAAAAATAGCCTTCGATAATTCCCTCGAAGTGCGCATAAACGATGAGCGCACCGTCGTTATTTCGGCCGAAGTCGGGCGCAATCTCTTCACAACCACTGACCACTGA
- the gltA gene encoding citrate (Si)-synthase (type II enzyme; in Escherichia coli this enzyme forms a trimer of dimers which is allosterically inhibited by NADH and competitively inhibited by alpha-ketoglutarate; allosteric inhibition is lost when Cys206 is chemically modified which also affects hexamer formation; forms oxaloacetate and acetyl-CoA and water from citrate and coenzyme A; functions in TCA cycle, glyoxylate cycle and respiration; enzyme from Helicobacter pylori is not inhibited by NADH): MAETAELNLPGGQSISLPIFEGTEQEKAFDIGKLRDATGYVTLDSGYKNTGACKSAITFLDGEEGILRYRGYPIEQLAENSSFLEVAYLLIYGHLPTEAELKDFSGHITKHTLVHEDIRKIFDGFPSSTHPMAILSSLTCALTGFYPESISPNQTPEAIDLTIVRLMAKMSTIAAWTYKNSVGHPLNYPRNDLDYCANFLYMMFSFPTEKYEINPVIVSALNKLLILHADHEQNCSTSTVRLVGSANASLYGSVSAGINALWGPLHGGANQEVIEMLEAIEKDGGDTSKFIAQAKDKNSGFRLMGFGHRVYKNFDPRAKIIKVAADEVLQALGMQNSPLLKIATELEQAALTDQYFIDRKLYPNVDFYSGIIYKALGIPTEMFTVMFALGRLPGWIAQWKEMRENKEPIGRPRQIYVGETERNYVPMTERK, encoded by the coding sequence ATGGCAGAAACTGCTGAACTTAACCTACCGGGCGGCCAGTCCATTAGCCTGCCCATCTTTGAGGGCACTGAGCAAGAGAAAGCCTTTGATATCGGCAAGCTGCGCGACGCCACGGGCTACGTGACCCTCGATTCGGGCTACAAAAACACGGGAGCCTGCAAATCGGCCATCACGTTTCTTGATGGCGAGGAAGGCATTTTGCGCTACCGGGGCTACCCCATTGAGCAATTGGCCGAAAATTCGAGCTTCCTGGAAGTAGCCTACCTGCTGATTTATGGCCACTTGCCCACCGAGGCGGAGCTGAAGGATTTTAGCGGCCACATCACCAAGCACACGCTGGTGCACGAGGATATCCGCAAGATTTTTGACGGCTTTCCGAGCAGCACGCACCCGATGGCCATTTTGAGCAGCCTCACCTGCGCGCTCACCGGCTTCTACCCCGAGAGCATCAGCCCCAACCAGACGCCCGAGGCCATCGACCTGACCATCGTGCGCCTGATGGCCAAGATGAGCACCATCGCGGCCTGGACGTACAAGAACTCGGTGGGCCACCCGCTCAACTACCCGCGCAACGACCTCGACTACTGCGCCAACTTCCTGTACATGATGTTCAGCTTCCCCACCGAGAAGTATGAAATCAACCCCGTGATTGTGAGTGCTTTAAACAAGCTGCTCATCCTGCACGCCGACCATGAGCAGAACTGCTCGACCAGCACCGTGCGCCTCGTGGGCTCGGCCAATGCCAGCCTCTACGGCTCGGTATCGGCGGGCATCAACGCGCTGTGGGGTCCCCTGCACGGCGGCGCCAACCAGGAGGTAATCGAGATGCTGGAAGCCATTGAAAAAGACGGCGGCGACACCAGCAAGTTCATTGCCCAGGCCAAGGATAAGAACAGCGGCTTCCGCCTGATGGGCTTCGGCCACCGGGTGTATAAGAACTTCGACCCGCGCGCCAAAATCATCAAAGTAGCCGCCGACGAAGTGCTGCAAGCCCTTGGCATGCAGAACAGTCCGCTGCTGAAAATCGCGACGGAGCTGGAGCAGGCGGCCCTCACTGACCAGTACTTCATCGACCGTAAGCTGTACCCGAACGTGGACTTTTACTCGGGCATCATCTACAAGGCACTGGGCATCCCCACGGAGATGTTCACCGTGATGTTTGCCTTGGGCCGCCTCCCCGGCTGGATTGCCCAGTGGAAAGAGATGCGCGAAAACAAGGAGCCCATCGGCCGCCCCCGCCAGATTTACGTGGGCGAAACTGAGCGCAACTACGTGCCCATGACCGAGCGTAAGTAA
- a CDS encoding tRNA modification GTPase → MRANQWSDTIVALSTPPGAGALAVVRLSGLDAVSIVQALFSKKNLAAQPGHTLHYGALRDPATGQVLDEVVVALYRGPRSYTREDVVEISGHGSDFIVRQILAALLRQGARLAEAGEFTKRAFLNGALDLAQAEAVADLIAADSALSHQVALNQLRGGFSDELRDLRVQLIKFAALLELELDFGEEDVEFADRTGLARLLAEVEGVVTGLLRSFELGNVIKNGITTVIAGRPNAGKSTLLNALLREERAIVSATPGTTRDFIEDEVSIDGLRFRFVDTAGLRDNPADEVEAIGVRRTRERIGQAALLLYLFDLTELSPAEVQADIAELTAALPRLPVLAVGNKRDLASQVGIKNYELKIKSSLASTSQNQASLIQNQKPDNQEPSTKHQTIFISAGRREGLDELQAALLAQVRGAGLATTGTATIVTNVRHARALEVAAQHLAAVRQGLAEGRGTELLAADLRHALAALGEITGEISSDDLLTSIFTQFCIGK, encoded by the coding sequence ATCCGTGCTAATCAGTGGTCTGATACGATTGTGGCGCTCTCGACTCCGCCCGGCGCGGGGGCGCTGGCCGTGGTGCGCTTATCGGGCCTGGACGCGGTGAGTATAGTACAGGCACTGTTTTCGAAGAAAAATCTGGCGGCCCAGCCCGGCCACACCTTGCACTACGGCGCGCTGCGCGACCCCGCCACCGGCCAAGTGCTCGATGAGGTAGTGGTGGCGCTCTACCGCGGCCCGCGCTCCTACACCCGCGAAGACGTGGTGGAGATTTCGGGCCACGGCTCCGACTTTATCGTGCGCCAGATATTGGCCGCGCTGCTGCGCCAGGGCGCGCGCCTGGCCGAAGCCGGCGAGTTTACCAAGCGCGCCTTCCTCAACGGCGCGCTCGACCTGGCCCAGGCCGAGGCAGTGGCCGACCTTATCGCCGCCGACTCGGCGCTTTCGCATCAGGTGGCGCTCAACCAGTTGCGTGGTGGCTTCTCGGATGAGCTGCGCGACCTGCGGGTGCAGCTCATCAAGTTTGCCGCACTGCTAGAGCTGGAGCTGGATTTTGGCGAAGAAGACGTAGAGTTTGCCGACCGCACCGGGCTGGCGCGGCTCCTGGCCGAAGTGGAGGGGGTAGTAACCGGGCTGCTACGCTCGTTTGAGCTGGGCAACGTGATTAAAAACGGCATCACGACCGTGATTGCCGGCCGGCCCAACGCCGGCAAATCGACCCTGCTCAACGCGCTGCTACGCGAGGAGCGGGCCATCGTGTCGGCCACGCCGGGCACTACCCGCGATTTTATTGAGGATGAGGTGAGTATCGACGGCCTGCGGTTCCGCTTCGTGGACACGGCCGGCCTGCGCGACAACCCCGCCGACGAAGTGGAGGCCATTGGCGTGCGCCGCACCCGCGAGCGCATCGGCCAGGCCGCGCTGCTACTCTATCTCTTCGACCTCACCGAGCTGTCGCCCGCCGAGGTGCAAGCTGACATCGCGGAGCTGACCGCCGCCCTACCCCGCCTGCCCGTGCTGGCCGTGGGCAACAAGCGCGACCTGGCTTCGCAAGTAGGAATTAAAAATTATGAATTAAAAATTAAAAGTTCGCTGGCTTCTACTTCTCAAAACCAAGCTTCATTAATTCAAAACCAGAAACCTGATAATCAAGAACCAAGCACCAAGCACCAAACAATATTCATCTCGGCGGGTCGGCGCGAGGGGCTCGATGAGCTGCAAGCGGCGCTGCTGGCGCAGGTGCGCGGGGCGGGGCTGGCCACTACCGGCACGGCTACCATCGTGACGAACGTGCGGCACGCCCGCGCCCTGGAGGTGGCGGCGCAGCACCTGGCCGCCGTGCGCCAGGGCCTGGCCGAAGGCCGGGGCACCGAGCTGCTGGCCGCCGACCTGCGCCACGCGCTGGCGGCGCTGGGTGAGATAACGGGCGAAATTTCCTCCGACGACCTGCTCACGAGCATCTTTACCCAGTTCTGCATCGGAAAGTAA